In a genomic window of Mycolicibacterium neoaurum VKM Ac-1815D:
- a CDS encoding carboxymuconolactone decarboxylase family protein: MTDRRQQGLQKMNEVYGWEMPDIQGDPYFDLTVEHLFGDIWNRPGLSMRDKRLLTLAAVTAVGNSDLAEIQINAALHNEELTAEELKEVAVFITHYLGFPLGSKLDGAVGKVVRQRRKAAEKAQGAGSEDKRANVDAALRMHSGKSLDDQ, translated from the coding sequence ATGACCGACCGTCGGCAGCAGGGCCTGCAGAAGATGAATGAGGTCTACGGCTGGGAGATGCCCGATATCCAGGGTGATCCATATTTCGACCTGACCGTCGAGCACCTCTTCGGTGACATCTGGAACAGGCCCGGCCTGTCGATGCGCGACAAGCGGCTGTTGACCCTGGCGGCGGTGACGGCGGTGGGGAACTCCGATCTGGCCGAGATACAGATCAATGCCGCCCTGCACAACGAGGAACTCACCGCTGAGGAACTCAAGGAGGTGGCCGTGTTCATCACGCATTACCTGGGATTCCCGCTCGGTTCCAAGCTCGACGGTGCCGTCGGCAAGGTGGTGCGCCAACGCCGCAAGGCCGCCGAGAAGGCCCAGGGCGCAGGCTCGGAGGACAAGCGGGCGAATGTCGATGCCGCACTGCGGATGCACTCCGGGAAGTCACTCGATGACCAGTAG